The following DNA comes from Phytohabitans rumicis.
GCCGCACCTGCCGATCGCCGACATCCTCGCCAGCGGCCAGGCACGCGAGGACTACCTGGGGGTGTTCGCCGGGCACGGGATGACCCTCACGGCGTTGAACTGCAACGGAAACCCGCTGCACCCCAACCCGGCGGTTCGCGAGAAGCACGCCGCCGACATCCTGCGCTCCATCGAGGTCGCCGCGCTGCTCGGGGTCAAGCGGGTCGTGACGATGTCCGGTACCCCGGCGGCCAGCGCGAGCGGCACCAACCCCGCGTGGAACGTGCTGCCGTGGGACAGCGCGTACCTCGACGTGCGGGACTACCAGTGGAACGAGGTGGCGATCCCGTTCTGGCGCACGGTCCAGGAGCGGGCCGCCGACCTCGACGTCAAGATCGCCATCGAGATGCACCCGCACAACGTGGTCTACAACCCGGCGACGCTGCTGCGGCTCGTCGAGGCGATCGACGCCACGCACGTCGGCGCCGAACTCGACCCGTCGCACCTGTTCTGGCAGGGCATCGAGCCGATCGAGGCGATCGACCACCTGGGCGCGCTGGTGTACAACGCCGCCGCCAAGGACACCCGGATCAACCCCGCCGCCCGCGTCAACGGCGTGCTGGACGACCGGTTCGGCCGGGTACGCCCCGACGAGCCCGGAGCGGTCGGCCTCGGCGGCCCGTACACGCTCAGCCGCTGGCCCACCAACTCCTCCTGGGACTTCGTCGCCGTGGGCCGCGGACACGACCTCGACTGGTGGCGCGGCTTCCTGCGGGCGCTGGAACGGCTGGACCCCGACATGGCCGTGAACATCGAGCACGAAGACCAAGAGCTCGGGCAGCTCGAAGGGCTCGAATCGGCCGCCAAGACGCTGCTCGCGGCCGCCGGCCGATGATCCCCCACAAAGGAGTATCCACATGAGACGCACAATCTTTACCCTGGCCGCCTCCTCGACCCTGTTGCTTGCCGCCTGCACCAGCGGCTCTACCTCCACGGAAAACCCGGACGCCACAGCGGCAGCGGCGGCCGCGGCCCCGGCCGGTGGAAAAGCGTCGATCTTCGTGATCGGCGGCAAGTCCGACGACCCGTTCTGGTCGAAGGTCAAGCGCGGCGTGGACGACGCCGCCAAGGTGGTCGAGGCCAACGGCGGCAAGGTGACCTGGCTCGGTCCGCAGAACTACGACAACCTCGGGCCGGACGCCGCCAAGCTCATCCTCACCGCGAAGAGCCAGGGCGCCACCGCGGTCATCGGCGCCGACTGGGTCCCGGACGCCCAGGACGCGGCGTTCAAGTCGGTCACCAGCAGCGGGATTCCCGTCTTCCTCTACAACTCCGGCGGCGCGGACGCCGCGAAGGCGGTCGGCGCGCTCACGTACACCGGCTCGGACGAACTGCTGGCCGGCAAGGCGGGCGGCGAGTTCTTCGCGCAGAACGGCGTCAAGAACGTCCTATGTGTCAACACGCTGCCCGGCGCCGCGAACACCGAGGCCCGCTGCAAGGGGATCGCCGAAGGTGTCGCCGCGAGCGGCAAGTCCACGCAGCTCCCGCTGCCCTCCTCCAACTTCGGCAACCCGACCGCCGTCACGCAGGCGATCAAGGCCGCGCTGCTGAAGGACAGCGCCATCGACGGGGTCGTCACCATCAGCACGCAGGACGCCGACAGCGCCGCCGCCGCGATCGAACAGGCGGGCGGCACGGGCAAGGTCAAGCTGGGCACCTTCGACATGGACGACACCCAGCTCAGCCGCGTCAAGAAGGGCAAGCAGCTGTTCTGCATCGACCAGCAGCCGTACATGCAGGGCTACCTGGCGGTGTCGCAGGCGTTCGCCTACAACGCGTACGGCCTGCTGCTGCCGCAGAGCCCGCTGCTGACCGGGCCGGCCATCATCAACGCCAGCAACGTCGAGGCGGCATTGGCCGGCGCGAAGGCCGGAGTTCGCTGATGGCAGTGGTCCATCGCCCGGAGGCGGGCTCGCTCATCGGCACCCTGGCGGTCTTCGCGTTCTTCGCGGTCTTCGGCGGCGACAAGTTCCTCTCCGCGGCCGGCGCGGCCAGTTGGCTGAACGTGGCCGCGGAGCTGGGCATCATCGCCATCCCCGTGGGGCTGCTGATGATCGCCGGCGAGCTGGACCTGTCCGTCGGCTCGGTACTGGCGGCCAGCTCGATGACGCTGGCCATCGTCTCCGGGCACTGGGGCGGCCCGATGATCCTCGGCATCGTCCTGGCGCTCGCCGTCGGGCTGGTCACCGGGCTGGTCAACGGACTGGTCGTCACGCGTACCAACGTGCCGTCCTTTGTGGTCACTCTGGCCACGCTGTCCGCGGTGGCCGGCCTGACGCTGGGCCTGTCCCGCGTCATCACCGGCACCACCAGCGTCGCGCTCAAGCCGGACTCGACGTCCAAAACCTTGCTGGGCACGCTGATCGGCGGGCAGTTCGAGGTCGCGATCCTCTGGTGGATCGGCCTGGCCGCCTGCGTGGCGTGGATGCTCCAGGAGTCCCGCTACGGAAACTGGATCTTCGCGGTGGGCGGCGACAAGGAGAGCGCGCGGGCCACCGGCATCCCCACCAACAAGGTGAAGATCGCGCTCTACATAGGAAGCGGCTTCGGCGCCGCGCTGGTCGGCGTCATCCAGACGATCCTGTACAACGGCGCGCAGGTCGCCAACGGCCAGTCCTTCGTCTTCAACTCCATCATCGCCGTCGTCATCGGCGGAGTGCTGCTCACCGGCGGCTACGGCTCGGTGATCGGCGTCATTCTCGGCACGCTGACCTTCGCGATCGTCAACCAGGGCATCTACTACACCGGCTGGAACGCCGACTGGGCCGCCCTGATCCTGGGCATCCTGCTGCTGGTCGCCGTCCTGATGAACAATACCTTCCGCCGGCTCGCCCTGTCCTCCGGCACCGGCTCGCGCGGGAAGGCACGGCCATGAGCACACCTCGGCTGAGAATCACCAACGTCTCCAAGTCCTATGTGGGCACCCAGGCGCTGAGCGACATCTCACTCGACGTCGAGGCCGGCAAGGTGCTGTGCCTGCTCGGCGACAACGGCGCCGGAAAGTCCACATTGATCAAGATCCTCTCCGGCGTACACGCGCCGACCACCGGCACCATCGAGGTCGACGGCCAACCCGTCCGGTTCAGCAGTCCCCGGGACGCCTCCGCCCGCGGCATCGCCACCGTGCACCAGTTCGGCGGCACGTTCCCGTTGATGAGCGTCGGCCGGTCGTTCTTCGTCGGCGCCGAACCGACCAGGCGCTGGGGCCCACTGCGCCGCTTCGACAAGAAGCTGGCGGGCGAGATCGCGGTGCGGGAGATGCAGTCGCTGGGCATCACCCGGGTCACCGACGGCCGCCGCCTGGTGGGGAGCCTGTCCGGCGGCGAGCGCCAGGCCCTGGCCATCGCGCGGGCGGTGTACTTCGGCGCCAGCGTGCTCATCCTCGACGAGCCGACCGCCGCGCTGGGTGTCAAGGAGGCCACCCACGTCCTGCGGATCATCATGCAGGCCCGGCAGAAGGGCATCGCGGTCGTCTTCGTCACCCACAACGTCCTGCACGCGATCTCCGTCGGCGACCACTTCGCGGTGCTGATCCGCGGGGAGAAGGCGGACGACTTCCGCAAGGGCGAACGCACCCGGGAGCAGATCACCGACTTGATGGCCGGCGGCGAGGCGATGGCTTCGCTGGAAGCCGAACTGGCCGAGATGCAGGCACAAGCCGGAGGAGGCCCGCGATGAAGATCGCCCTGGATCCGTACATGCTGCGCCGCACACCGCTGACCGAACTGCCGGCGACCGTCGCCGGACTGGGCTACGAGCACATCGAGCTGTCTCCACGCGAGGACTTCCTGCCGTTCTTCACCCATCCACGCGCCGACCGGCACACCGTGGCGGCGTTCAAGCAGGCGCTGCGGGCGGCGGGCGTCTCGGTCTCGTCGGTGCTGCCGCTGTACCGCTGGTCCGGGCCGGACGAGGACGAGCGCGCCGCCGCGGTGCGGTACTGGAAACGCGCCATCGAGATCACCGTCGAGCTCGGCTGCGACGTCATGAACTCCGAGTTCAACGGCCGGCCCGAGCAGGCCGGCCGCAGCGAGGCGATGTTCTGGAAGTCGATGGAGGAACTGCTGCCGGTCTTCGAGCGCGAGGGCGTACGGCTGCGCCTGGAGCCGCACCCGGACGACTTCGTCGAGGACGGCATCACCGCGGTCGACATGGTCCGCGGCATCAACAGCCCGCTGGTGTCGTTCCTCTACTGCGCCCCGCACACGTTCCACCAGGGCGGTAACCTCGTCGAGATCATGGAGTACGCCGGGCCGCTGCTCACCCACCTGCACGTGGCCGACTCCTTCGACCACCGGGCCTCGTCCGGCCTGCGGTACATCGTCAACCCGCCCGGCTCCGCCGCCCGGATCCACCAACACCTGGACATCGGCCAGGGCGAGGTGGACTGGCCCGCGTTCTTCGGCACGCTGGACCGGCTCGGATTCGACGGGATCATGACCGCCTGCGTGTTCGCCTGGGAGGACCGCGCCGCCGACTCCTGCGTGTACATGCGCAAGGAGATGGACCGGTACGTCAGCGCCTGGTCGCCACGCGGCTAGCGGGGGCCGGGCGCGACCGAGTGGGCACTCGTTGGTCTATACTTTGACGTACATCAATGTCTTGGCAGGAGGGCCCATGGTTCGCGGCAGGCTGACACTCGTTCTCACAGCGGCAATAGTCTTGGCCGGCGGCTTGGTTGGCCCCGCCGAGGTGGCCCTCGCCGGCCCGCCGGCGGTCGCGTCCACCGCCACCCTCACCCCGCTGGACCCGCCCAGCCAGCCGGTCGTGTCGGAGCTGACGCCGACGAGCGCGCGGCTCACCTGGACCGGGCCGTCCGGTCCGGTGTTCCGGTTCTCGATGAAGCAGCTTGTCAACGGCGCCTGGCAGGGCTACGCGTCGATGCCGACAAACACCTTCGTCGTCGGCCTGACCCCGGGCGGCACATCCACCTTCGCCGTCTACGCCGTTCCCCTGGCGTTCTCCGGCTACACCATCAGCGACCTGTCGCCGCCGGTCACGATCACCGCCCCGCTGAGCTGACGGATCTTACTTGGTGGGCCATACCGGGATCTTGTGCCCGGCTATGTCGGGCATTTCTCCCCACAAGATCTCTCCGTGCCCCACCAAGAAAGATCGGATGGCCGCCCGCGACAGATCTTGGGCATTGGTGGGCCGCAGGATTCCCTTGACGTGGTGTCGCGGCGCGATCATGGCGAAAGTATCTTCATGCGGGCGATCTGCCGCACTTGGGCGGCCATCTTGGTAGATCTTGGGGGCAAATCGTCGCTGGAGCAGCGCTAATTTACCAAGATCTATACGTGTGTCGATGGGCAGGCCACTCTTCAAGGGAGGCAAAGGGGCATATCACCCTTGTCGACAAGTCGAGCTGGCCCTTCCCCGGCGCCGCGTGGGTGATGGGGCCAGCCGCGGTGGCTGCTCGGTGGTCCGTGGCGAGGTTCTGCCCCTGTAGGGGAAGTTCCTCGCCACGATCACATCTCCGCGTCGGCTGTGGTGCTCCACTCGGTGAAGATCGCTAGGGCTTCGGCGTCGGAGGGGACGGTCTGGACGTTCTCGGCGATGAACTCCTCGATGCCCGGGTAGTCGGGTGCGCTGGCGCGTAGCGTGCGGGCGGCGGCGCCGGTGTCGTAGTCGGCGCGGCGCAGGGTGACGTGCGGGCCAAGCAGCGCCCAGTGCGCGCCGGTGTGGCCGTACGGCATGCCGACGCTGCCGGGGTTGACGAAGCGGCGGCGGTCGACGAGCCGGTCGAACGGCATGTGGGTGTGGCCGAGCACGACGGTCGGTTCGGATGCGTCGGCGAAGGCGTCCCGGTACCGCGCGACCGGCGAGTCGACGAGCACGATCTCGGTGTCGCTGCGGCTGGTGGCGTGGCAGAACCGTACCGGCCCGAGTCCGGTCACATCGAGGCGGACCGACAGCGGCAGGCCGGCGAGCCGATCCCGGTGCGCGCGGGTCAGCCGGGACGCGGCGTACGCGGTCGGCGGGCGGGCGGCTTCGGGCAGGGTGCCGTCGGGCGTGCCGTCGTAGGCGGCGACGAGCTCGCGGTCGGCGTTGCCGCGCACCCAGATCGCCCGGTCGCCCAGCGCGGCGAGCCGGTCCAGGGTCTGCGCCGGCATCGGCCCGCTCGCCAGGTCGCCGTTGAGCACTATGGCGTCCACGCCCGCGGCGTCCACCTCTTCGAGGACCGCGTCCAGGGCGGGGAGGTTGCCGTGGATGTCAGTCAGCACCGCGACCCTCATCGGAACTCCTCTGCCTCGGCGTACCACTGTAGGCCGCCGACGCCGGCGTACCCGATCAAGGACTTTCCCGCCGATCAAGGGCGAACGGTCGTGGATCAGAGATCGAACCACGGCCATATGCCCTTGATCGACGGGGAAACGGCCTAGAGCCAGAAGGCGCAGTTGTGCTCGGCCGCGAGCGTGGTGATCACCTTGCTGGCGCCGCCGGTGCGCAGTTGCATCACGTTCTGCGCGGCGCCGTAGGTGGGCCACGCCGGGGCGCCGCGGTGGTTGGGGTTTCCGGTACGGGCGAAGGCGCCCCAATAGCGCATCATCTGGTCCGACAGCCGCTCCTGCGTCGCGGTCAGTGGCCGTTCGCCCAGGGTGAAGTCGAACAGGTACGCCAGTTCGGCGCTGTGCCCGTTGGACATGTCCTCGCCGGGGATGGCGAACCCGTAGAGCGTCGGTGAGGTCGGGTCGTTGAACTCGTACCGGTACACCGGCACGGTGGCCGACGCGGCGCGCACGGTCAGCTCGGTGCGGCAGGCGGTGCCCGCGTCGGTCTGCACCTGGGTGATGGCGTCGTACGGGCTCTTGAAGCCGCTCAACGGGTACAGCTCCAGGACGCGGGCCGCCTTGGCGCCGTAGGTGGCGTTGACCCGGTCCACGTACCCCTGCGGCGTGATCCCGGCCAGGGCGGTCGACAGCAGGCGGTTCTCCGAACGGGTGCTGCCGGTCATGATGGGGACCGCGTTCCAGGTGCCGTCGGCGACCACGTCCGCGAACGACCGGGGAAACAGCGCGCCGCCCATCTTGGGTCCACCCAGGTAGTTGGCCTGGTTGGCGACGAGCCGGCCCGGCCACGCCTTGCGCAGGCACTCCACGACGGTGACCGCGTCGGTGCAGCCGACCGCCTCGGCGAACCGCAGGCCGCTCTGCTCGCCGGCCGCGAGGGTGGTGCGCGGGTTCAGGCAGGCGGAGCTTTGCACGATGGCCCGGTGGAACAGGCCCCGGGCGGACGGGATGGTCAGCATGTTGCACACGCCCCCGCCGCCGGCGGACTGGCCGTAGATGGTCACGTTGGCGGGGTCGCCGCCGAAGCCGGCGACGTTGTCCCGGACCCATTTCAGCGATGCCAACTGGTCCATCAGTCCGTAGTTGCCGGACCCGCCGGGCGTGACCGCGCTCAGGGCCGGGTGGGCGAGGAAGCCGAGCGCGCCCAGCCGGTAGTTGATCGAGATGACGATGGTGTTGGTCTGGGCGGCCGGGGTACCACCGCCGTAGATGACGCCGGTGCCCTGCGTGTTTCCGCCGCCGTGGAACCACACCAGGACCGGCAGCTTCGCTCCCTTGGCCGCCTTGCTCGGCCGGTAGAGGTCCAGGTAGAGGCAGTCCTCGCTGACCGCCTGCTCCTCGCGGATGCCGGTCGGCTCGAACTGTAGGCAGGCCGGCGCCTGCCGGTCCGCCGCCCGGACCCCTTGCCAGGAGGCGGGTGTGGCCGGCGGGGCGAACCGCAGCTCCCGTACCGGCGGTGCCGCGTAGGGCACGCCGAGGAACTGGTCGTACCCCGGCTCGGCGGCGCCGCGCACGAGTCCACTCTGGACTTTGACGACGGGGTCGGCGCCGCCGCGCCCGGTGGCTTGCGCCGTGCCGCCGGAGGCGGTGTTCGTGAGGACCAAAGCGGCCGCGGCTGCGGTCAACGCTGCCAAGCGCGGTAACGAGACTCTGCGTACGCGCACGACTGTTCTCTCCTTGCCTGATGGGAGTGCCGGTTCAGGCGAGTAGACCGGGCGGCTGCCCGGGTGGAACGGTCGCGGCGCTGATGCCTCCCCGGCCGGCCGAGGCCGGGGAGGCAGCTTTGTTGTGTGCCAGAACATATTACGAACGCGTTGCCACCGCAACCCGTTGCGCGGTTCCCCGGGCCCAGGTATGTTCCGCGTACTCGCCTGAGCCACCGCTTGACCCCGTCTTCCTATGGGAGTTGACGCAGAAGTGACTCACGACGAGACATCGTGTTGTGGAACGCATACCGCGGCGACGTTCAGCCGCAGGAACATCCTGGCCGCCGCTGCCGCGCTCGCGGCCGGCACCGCCACCGCCGGCGGGCTCGCGAGCCCCGCGCTCGCCGACGGCGGGCGGCCGGGTCCGCGCGGGCGCATCCGTTGGTACGACCTGGTTCCCGGCTTCGTCGACGTCGCCACCGACGAGTACGGCAGGCCGAAGGGCGACGGTTTCGCCGCCGCCAACCCGTGGGGCGCCTACACCGCGTACCGGATCGCGGTCAGCGACCGCGGGCACCGCACCTGGCGCATCGAGAACATGCAGAAGCTCGCCCCCCGCCCGGACGGCAGCCAGTACGCGCAAGGGTCCACGATGTGGCTGTTCGAAGGGGATGATCGGGCGCTGCTCGTGGACACGGCGATCAACACCCCGGAGACGATGGGGGTCAACGACCTGAAGACGGTCGTCAGGCATCTGCTCGGCCACGAGGACGACGGCGCCGTCAGGCCAGATCCGGTCGACTTCGACGTCGCCATCACCCACCTGCACGGCGACCACACGGGCAAGGTCTCCCAGATGACGGACCGGACCGTGTACTACCCGGACCTGGACTGGCGTCCCACCGCCACCGCGAACTGGGTACCGGTCCGGCAGGACGGCGGCACCACCCCGAACGGTTCCGGGCAGACGGTCAGCGCGATCGACCTCGGCGGCCGGCGGATCGACGTCGTCGCGATGTACGGCCACACGGCGGGATCGACGGGCTACCTCGACGCGCACAGCCGGATACTGGCCACCGGCGACGCGATCGGCTCGGCGTACGTCTGGGCGCACTTCGCGACCGCGACCACCAGCAAATACGCCGTCATGCTGCGGACCCTGCGCCGCGAGCTCCAGCCGCTGCACGGTCTGGCCCTGCTGCCCGCGCACTTCTACCAGATCCGGCAGTTCGGCCGGGCCGCGCCGCCGATCAACGGCCGGCCGCTGGACCTGGGCTACCTCGACGACATGATCGGGGCCGCGGAAGGCGCCCTGGACGGCGGCATCCTCGCCGACCCGTACCACGAAGTCGGCCGGGAGACCGTGTGGATCAGCGGCGGCGCCGCCCGGATGGTTTACAGCCTGGCGAACCTCTACCCCGGCGGACCCACCGGCGGCAACGGGGACCTGAGCCGCTTCCACGGCGTCCGCATCCCGTCGCGCTACCCCACCGACCCGTTCCTCGACGGCCCCTACGCCTTCCTCAACAACATCAAGACCGGGCTGGTCATGATCCGGGACTCGGCCGACGAGTCCGCCTTCCTCATCAGCGGAACGGAACGCGCGCTGCTCATCGCGTCCGGCCGCAGCGCGCCCGGGCTCATCCGGTACGCCAAGCGGCTCGCCGGCCGCTCCCGGCTCGACGTCGTCCTGACCGACGGCGACCCGGCCAGCCTCGACGGCATCGGGCAGTTCGACGGCCAACCCCTGATGGCGCCCGCCGGCGTGCCCGTCCCGAGAAGACGGTCCGGTCCCGTCACGTACCTGCGCGACGGCGACCGGATCGGCATCGGCCGGGACCAGGCCCACCGCCGGGTGAGCCTGGAAGTGCACGCGTTGCCCGGACGCCGGACCGACTCGATCACCCTGCTCGACCCGGTGTCCCGGGTGCTGTTCGCCGGCGACGCCCTGGGCATCCAGGGCACCCGCGGGTTGACGCTCGGCTCCTCCCGCGACGCGTTCCGCACCGCGCTGGACGTGTGGCGGGCCAAGACGACCGGCCGCTACGACACCATCTACACGGCCCACAACCACCAATGGCTGACCCGCCCCGGGTACGTCGACTCCCTGTGGGCCGCGACAACCGGCCAGCCGGTCACCTCTCCCCAGCCCGGCTACGACGCCTTCACCTCGGGCAGCGGCGAACTCCTCGCCTGGGTGTTCGTGCCGCACTGACTCGCTGGTCAGTCGACAGGGACGGATGCCGATATCGTTCCGGGGTGGGCATAGCGGGCGACCGGTGGCGGCTGACCGCGGCTACGGCGATGGGCGCGATGGCGGTCTCGGCGCTGGTGCAGTACGGGGTGGCGGCGTTGGCGCCGTTCCTGGTCGCCGACATGGGACTGTCCCGGGCGGCGGTCGGTGGCCTGGTCACCGCGGCCTTCGCGGTCGCGGCCGGCGGATCCGTGGTGGCCGGGCATCTGGTCGACCTGCTCGGGGCGCGGATCGGACTGGTGCTGCTGTGCCTCGCCGTGGCCACCGGGCTGCTGGGGGCCGCCGCGGCCGGGACGTACGTCGTTCTGGCGGTGGCGGTCGCGGTGGCCGGGTTGGGGCAGGCGCTGGCGAACCCGGCGACCAACGTACTGGTCGCCGGGGCGACGCCGTCCGACCGGCGGGGCGCGGCGATCGGGGTGAAGCAGGCCGGCGTACAGGTGGCGGCGTTCGGTACCGGATTGGTGCTGCCGGTGGTCGCGGCGGCCGGCGGGTGGCGGGCCGCGCTGGGCTGGACGGCGACGCTGCCGGCGGTCCTGCTGGTGGTGGTGTGGCGGCTGGTGCCGGCCCGCGGGCCGGGCCGCGGCGCGGGGCGGCGGCGGTGGTCGGCGCCGTCGCGGTGGCTGCGCTGGCTGGTGGCCTACTCGTTGCTGCTCGGCGCCGGGCTGTCGGCGGTGACCACCTACCTGTCGCTGTACGCGGTGCAGCGGCTCGGCCTCGCCGAGTGGACCGGTGGGATGGTGCTGGCGGCGCTCGGGGTCACCGGCCTGGTGTCGCG
Coding sequences within:
- a CDS encoding carboxylesterase/lipase family protein; translated protein: MAALTAAAAALVLTNTASGGTAQATGRGGADPVVKVQSGLVRGAAEPGYDQFLGVPYAAPPVRELRFAPPATPASWQGVRAADRQAPACLQFEPTGIREEQAVSEDCLYLDLYRPSKAAKGAKLPVLVWFHGGGNTQGTGVIYGGGTPAAQTNTIVISINYRLGALGFLAHPALSAVTPGGSGNYGLMDQLASLKWVRDNVAGFGGDPANVTIYGQSAGGGGVCNMLTIPSARGLFHRAIVQSSACLNPRTTLAAGEQSGLRFAEAVGCTDAVTVVECLRKAWPGRLVANQANYLGGPKMGGALFPRSFADVVADGTWNAVPIMTGSTRSENRLLSTALAGITPQGYVDRVNATYGAKAARVLELYPLSGFKSPYDAITQVQTDAGTACRTELTVRAASATVPVYRYEFNDPTSPTLYGFAIPGEDMSNGHSAELAYLFDFTLGERPLTATQERLSDQMMRYWGAFARTGNPNHRGAPAWPTYGAAQNVMQLRTGGASKVITTLAAEHNCAFWL
- a CDS encoding MFS transporter, translated to MGIAGDRWRLTAATAMGAMAVSALVQYGVAALAPFLVADMGLSRAAVGGLVTAAFAVAAGGSVVAGHLVDLLGARIGLVLLCLAVATGLLGAAAAGTYVVLAVAVAVAGLGQALANPATNVLVAGATPSDRRGAAIGVKQAGVQVAAFGTGLVLPVVAAAGGWRAALGWTATLPAVLLVVVWRLVPARGPGRGAGRRRWSAPSRWLRWLVAYSLLLGAGLSAVTTYLSLYAVQRLGLAEWTGGMVLAALGVTGLVSRVLWGRWADRLADLTVALAWLPAAAVGAASLLWASGPVWSGLVWLGAVGVGGSATAANAISMLAVVRRGGPTGHASGLVSVGFFGGFVVGPALFGVVADRSGYGWAWLVVAVCFAGAALTSLRIRAVNRQPATVAAGT
- a CDS encoding MBL fold metallo-hydrolase gives rise to the protein MTHDETSCCGTHTAATFSRRNILAAAAALAAGTATAGGLASPALADGGRPGPRGRIRWYDLVPGFVDVATDEYGRPKGDGFAAANPWGAYTAYRIAVSDRGHRTWRIENMQKLAPRPDGSQYAQGSTMWLFEGDDRALLVDTAINTPETMGVNDLKTVVRHLLGHEDDGAVRPDPVDFDVAITHLHGDHTGKVSQMTDRTVYYPDLDWRPTATANWVPVRQDGGTTPNGSGQTVSAIDLGGRRIDVVAMYGHTAGSTGYLDAHSRILATGDAIGSAYVWAHFATATTSKYAVMLRTLRRELQPLHGLALLPAHFYQIRQFGRAAPPINGRPLDLGYLDDMIGAAEGALDGGILADPYHEVGRETVWISGGAARMVYSLANLYPGGPTGGNGDLSRFHGVRIPSRYPTDPFLDGPYAFLNNIKTGLVMIRDSADESAFLISGTERALLIASGRSAPGLIRYAKRLAGRSRLDVVLTDGDPASLDGIGQFDGQPLMAPAGVPVPRRRSGPVTYLRDGDRIGIGRDQAHRRVSLEVHALPGRRTDSITLLDPVSRVLFAGDALGIQGTRGLTLGSSRDAFRTALDVWRAKTTGRYDTIYTAHNHQWLTRPGYVDSLWAATTGQPVTSPQPGYDAFTSGSGELLAWVFVPH
- a CDS encoding sugar phosphate isomerase/epimerase family protein, whose amino-acid sequence is MKIALDPYMLRRTPLTELPATVAGLGYEHIELSPREDFLPFFTHPRADRHTVAAFKQALRAAGVSVSSVLPLYRWSGPDEDERAAAVRYWKRAIEITVELGCDVMNSEFNGRPEQAGRSEAMFWKSMEELLPVFEREGVRLRLEPHPDDFVEDGITAVDMVRGINSPLVSFLYCAPHTFHQGGNLVEIMEYAGPLLTHLHVADSFDHRASSGLRYIVNPPGSAARIHQHLDIGQGEVDWPAFFGTLDRLGFDGIMTACVFAWEDRAADSCVYMRKEMDRYVSAWSPRG
- a CDS encoding ABC transporter permease, yielding MAVVHRPEAGSLIGTLAVFAFFAVFGGDKFLSAAGAASWLNVAAELGIIAIPVGLLMIAGELDLSVGSVLAASSMTLAIVSGHWGGPMILGIVLALAVGLVTGLVNGLVVTRTNVPSFVVTLATLSAVAGLTLGLSRVITGTTSVALKPDSTSKTLLGTLIGGQFEVAILWWIGLAACVAWMLQESRYGNWIFAVGGDKESARATGIPTNKVKIALYIGSGFGAALVGVIQTILYNGAQVANGQSFVFNSIIAVVIGGVLLTGGYGSVIGVILGTLTFAIVNQGIYYTGWNADWAALILGILLLVAVLMNNTFRRLALSSGTGSRGKARP
- a CDS encoding ATP-binding cassette domain-containing protein: MSTPRLRITNVSKSYVGTQALSDISLDVEAGKVLCLLGDNGAGKSTLIKILSGVHAPTTGTIEVDGQPVRFSSPRDASARGIATVHQFGGTFPLMSVGRSFFVGAEPTRRWGPLRRFDKKLAGEIAVREMQSLGITRVTDGRRLVGSLSGGERQALAIARAVYFGASVLILDEPTAALGVKEATHVLRIIMQARQKGIAVVFVTHNVLHAISVGDHFAVLIRGEKADDFRKGERTREQITDLMAGGEAMASLEAELAEMQAQAGGGPR
- a CDS encoding metallophosphoesterase family protein, whose amino-acid sequence is MRVAVLTDIHGNLPALDAVLEEVDAAGVDAIVLNGDLASGPMPAQTLDRLAALGDRAIWVRGNADRELVAAYDGTPDGTLPEAARPPTAYAASRLTRAHRDRLAGLPLSVRLDVTGLGPVRFCHATSRSDTEIVLVDSPVARYRDAFADASEPTVVLGHTHMPFDRLVDRRRFVNPGSVGMPYGHTGAHWALLGPHVTLRRADYDTGAAARTLRASAPDYPGIEEFIAENVQTVPSDAEALAIFTEWSTTADAEM
- a CDS encoding sugar ABC transporter substrate-binding protein translates to MRRTIFTLAASSTLLLAACTSGSTSTENPDATAAAAAAAPAGGKASIFVIGGKSDDPFWSKVKRGVDDAAKVVEANGGKVTWLGPQNYDNLGPDAAKLILTAKSQGATAVIGADWVPDAQDAAFKSVTSSGIPVFLYNSGGADAAKAVGALTYTGSDELLAGKAGGEFFAQNGVKNVLCVNTLPGAANTEARCKGIAEGVAASGKSTQLPLPSSNFGNPTAVTQAIKAALLKDSAIDGVVTISTQDADSAAAAIEQAGGTGKVKLGTFDMDDTQLSRVKKGKQLFCIDQQPYMQGYLAVSQAFAYNAYGLLLPQSPLLTGPAIINASNVEAALAGAKAGVR
- a CDS encoding sugar phosphate isomerase/epimerase family protein; amino-acid sequence: MKLGAYTACLHDKPLPEALAVLAGFGLDSAEVNSGGFIPEPHLPIADILASGQAREDYLGVFAGHGMTLTALNCNGNPLHPNPAVREKHAADILRSIEVAALLGVKRVVTMSGTPAASASGTNPAWNVLPWDSAYLDVRDYQWNEVAIPFWRTVQERAADLDVKIAIEMHPHNVVYNPATLLRLVEAIDATHVGAELDPSHLFWQGIEPIEAIDHLGALVYNAAAKDTRINPAARVNGVLDDRFGRVRPDEPGAVGLGGPYTLSRWPTNSSWDFVAVGRGHDLDWWRGFLRALERLDPDMAVNIEHEDQELGQLEGLESAAKTLLAAAGR
- a CDS encoding fibronectin type III domain-containing protein, which encodes MVGPAEVALAGPPAVASTATLTPLDPPSQPVVSELTPTSARLTWTGPSGPVFRFSMKQLVNGAWQGYASMPTNTFVVGLTPGGTSTFAVYAVPLAFSGYTISDLSPPVTITAPLS